The proteins below come from a single Thermodesulfobacteriota bacterium genomic window:
- a CDS encoding MOSC domain-containing protein, which yields MSVATIVSLNISTAKGTVKTPVAQVELRLEHGLVGDAHAGAWHRQVSLLAVEEIDRVRAQGLSLAPGSFAENITVAGLDLAALPVGTRLVSGEVELEITQIGKTCHSRCAIHQLVGDCIMPRQGVFARVIRPGTLRQGDSIHLQAAPGEAP from the coding sequence ATGTCTGTGGCCACCATCGTTTCGCTCAACATCAGCACCGCCAAAGGCACGGTGAAAACGCCGGTGGCCCAGGTGGAGCTGCGCCTGGAGCACGGCCTGGTGGGCGATGCCCATGCCGGGGCCTGGCACCGCCAGGTGAGCCTTCTGGCCGTCGAGGAGATCGACCGGGTGCGGGCCCAGGGCCTTTCGCTCGCCCCCGGCTCCTTTGCCGAGAACATCACGGTGGCCGGCCTTGACCTGGCGGCCCTGCCGGTGGGCACCCGCCTGGTCAGCGGCGAGGTGGAGCTGGAGATCACCCAGATCGGCAAGACCTGCCACAGCCGCTGCGCCATCCACCAGCTGGTGGGGGACTGCATCATGCCCCGGCAGGGGGTCTTCGCCCGGGTGATCCGTCCCGGCACCCTGCGCCAAGGGGACAGCATCCATCTGCAAGCGGCCCCGGGGGAAGCGCCATGA
- a CDS encoding CvpA family protein — protein MSFFDAIVLAIAVFFLARGIWRGFIRQLASIAALVAGYLAVATWYPRLAPLVAPLSDSPVVTFAGTYAVIFLAAYLCTILAGQVLKAVVHLSLLGWIDRSLGAVFGLAKAAFLATLLFMLLSAVLAAGSPFLRQAVSYPYLSVSSAFLIRFLTDPGLRERFLPREPAIPGLPEPAAPAQRGLPPVAKKPVTAAGPGR, from the coding sequence ATGAGCTTCTTCGACGCCATTGTCCTGGCCATCGCCGTCTTTTTTCTGGCCCGCGGCATCTGGCGGGGCTTCATCCGGCAGCTCGCCTCCATCGCGGCCCTGGTGGCCGGCTATCTGGCCGTGGCCACCTGGTATCCCCGGCTGGCGCCCCTGGTGGCGCCTCTGTCCGACAGCCCGGTGGTGACCTTTGCCGGCACCTACGCGGTCATCTTCCTGGCCGCCTATCTGTGCACCATCCTGGCGGGCCAGGTCTTGAAGGCCGTGGTGCACCTGTCGCTCCTGGGCTGGATCGACCGCTCCCTGGGGGCGGTCTTTGGCCTCGCCAAGGCAGCCTTCCTGGCCACCCTTCTCTTCATGCTGCTGTCCGCGGTGCTCGCCGCCGGCAGCCCCTTCCTGCGCCAGGCGGTCTCGTATCCCTACCTGTCCGTCTCCTCGGCCTTTCTGATCCGCTTTCTGACAGACCCCGGGCTCAGGGAGCGCTTCCTGCCCCGGGAGCCGGCCATCCCCGGGCTCCCCGAGCCGGCCGCCCCGGCCCAACGGGGCCTGCCGCCGGTCGCGAAGAAGCCGGTCACGGCTGCCGGTCCGGGTCGCTGA